One region of Miscanthus floridulus cultivar M001 chromosome 19, ASM1932011v1, whole genome shotgun sequence genomic DNA includes:
- the LOC136527561 gene encoding ribonuclease H2 subunit A-like, which yields MAAPVPEWATKEPCLMGIDEAGRGPVLGPMVYGCMYCASSYNNTLATLKFADSKTLKEEQREELFESLKVNSSIGWEVDVICPKDLSAKMLKKSKVNLNEISHNSAMGLVRKVIDMGVLLAEVYIDTVGDPEKYRIKLTEKFPGIKFVVAKKADSLYPVVSGASIVAKVTRDRALRNWVFDETALNMHMKTGSGYPGDPDTKQWLEDHKHPVFGFPTLVRFGWGTCTPFFKDAVEVTWESDEVDEDGTGNGSTKRQVKLSSLGFTGFKRKTEDIESSGKGRCKFFQARKLELVRKFQ from the exons ATGGCGGCGCCGGTGCCGGAGTGGGCTACCAAGGAGCCCTGCCTCATGGGGATCGACGAGGCCGGCCGTGGCCCTGTCCTTG GTCCTATGGTGTATGGATGCATGTACTGCGCGAGCTCTTACAATAACACTCTTGCCACTCTCAAGTTCGCAG ATTCAAAGACCTTGAAGGAGGAACAAAGAGAGGAGCTATTTGAAAGTTTAAAGGTCAATAGCTCTATTGGGTGGGAAGTGGATGTCATATGCCCAAAGGATCTATCTGCTAAAATGTTAAAAAA GTCAAAAGTTAATCTGAATGAAATATCACATAACTCTGCCATGGGCCTTGTTAGGAAAGTGATTGACATGGGAGTTCTACTGGCAGAA GTATATATAGATACAGTGGGAGATCCTGAAAAGTATAGGATCAAGCTGACAGAAAAGTTTCCAGGAATCAAATTTGTGGTCGCCAAAAAAGCTGATAGCCTTTACCCTGTTGTTAGTGGAGCAAGTATAGTTGCAAAG GTCACTAGGGACAGAGCCTTGCGAAACTGGGTGTTTGATGAAACAGCTCTGAATATGCACATGAAGACCGGATCAGGATATCCAGGAG ACCCTGATACTAAGCAATGGTTAGAAGATCACAAGCATCCGGTGTTTGGCTTCCCAACTTTAGTTCGTTTTGGCTGGGGAACTTGCACGCCCTTCTTCAAGGATGCAGTTGAGGTTACATG GGAGTCTGATGAAGTTGACGAAGATGGGACTGGCAATGGAAGCACCAAGCGACAGGTCAAGCTCTCAAGCCTAGGCTTTACTGGCTTCAAAAGGAAGACTGAGGATATTGAATCAAGCGGAAAAGGCCGCTGCAAATTCTTCCAGGCTCGCAAACTTGAGCTGGTCAGGAAGTTCCAGTGA